One genomic segment of Chromatiaceae bacterium includes these proteins:
- a CDS encoding ethylbenzene dehydrogenase gives MQQAPLNNNSIPPTRGSKQMTFAKHMLGSMLPRVFVAASVMVAPAFADTNTLTAVKGTAAPALDGSADDPVWQSAPAVTLNFGKGENFGGNGRTEGTLKAAYVGDMLYMVLQYKDDTYSQKRFPFVKQPDGSWVKLQSPENKGGDENNYYEDKAALIWPINDSIADFASDGCFSACHDDEPPKPYGNKYTEKEGEMGDIWHVKSVRMGPVGQVDDQYLDHMRYDPKNAKGAGRHGDPKTGGGYKNIELKDGKPEFMNKDGKAANKGGTYWLKASDAVPFDDSKFQPGDEVASIMVAPKQGDAGDIAAGMAWKDGVWTVEMSRKLVTGSPYDVQFDDMGKGYLFGVSVFDNAQVRHAYIKKAITMVFAQ, from the coding sequence GTGCAGCAGGCGCCTTTGAATAACAATTCGATTCCGCCAACCAGAGGATCCAAGCAAATGACGTTCGCAAAGCACATGCTGGGCTCAATGCTGCCCAGAGTTTTTGTCGCGGCCTCAGTGATGGTCGCCCCTGCCTTTGCCGATACCAACACGCTGACCGCGGTAAAGGGCACGGCCGCCCCCGCTCTCGATGGCTCGGCCGACGACCCAGTCTGGCAGTCCGCACCGGCCGTCACGCTCAACTTCGGCAAGGGCGAGAACTTCGGCGGCAACGGCCGGACCGAGGGTACGCTCAAGGCGGCATATGTTGGCGACATGCTGTACATGGTGCTGCAATACAAGGACGACACCTATTCGCAGAAGCGTTTTCCGTTCGTCAAACAACCCGACGGCAGCTGGGTGAAGCTTCAAAGCCCGGAAAACAAAGGGGGCGACGAGAACAACTACTACGAAGACAAGGCCGCCTTGATCTGGCCGATCAATGACTCGATCGCCGATTTCGCCTCCGATGGCTGCTTTTCCGCCTGCCACGACGACGAACCTCCCAAACCCTACGGAAATAAGTACACCGAAAAAGAGGGTGAGATGGGCGACATCTGGCATGTCAAGAGCGTCCGCATGGGGCCAGTCGGCCAAGTGGACGATCAGTATCTCGACCACATGCGCTATGACCCGAAAAATGCAAAGGGTGCCGGTCGCCATGGCGACCCGAAGACGGGTGGCGGATACAAGAACATAGAACTCAAGGACGGCAAGCCGGAGTTCATGAACAAAGACGGCAAAGCGGCCAACAAGGGCGGCACCTATTGGCTGAAGGCAAGCGATGCGGTCCCATTCGACGACAGCAAGTTCCAGCCCGGGGATGAAGTCGCTTCGATCATGGTCGCACCGAAGCAGGGCGATGCCGGCGACATCGCTGCCGGAATGGCGTGGAAAGACGGGGTATGGACCGTAGAGATGTCGCGCAAGCTCGTTACCGGCAGCCCGTACGACGTACAGTTCGATGATATGGGCAAAGGCTACCTGTTCGGCGTCTCGGTATTCGACAACGCCCAGGTTCGCCATGCCTACATCAAGAAGGCGATCACAATGGTGTTCGCGCAATAG
- a CDS encoding VOC family protein translates to MKNPVAWFEIYVDDLERAKRFYEAVLGVRLTRLDGTEFEMWAFPMADKAYGAAGALIRLPGYPAGANSTLVYFSCEDCAVEADRAAKAGGKIETPKKSVGQYGFIALVVDSEGNMIGLHSMR, encoded by the coding sequence ATGAAAAACCCTGTGGCCTGGTTCGAGATCTACGTCGATGACCTGGAGCGGGCCAAGCGGTTCTACGAGGCGGTGCTCGGCGTCCGTCTCACGCGGCTCGACGGCACGGAGTTCGAGATGTGGGCCTTTCCGATGGCCGACAAGGCCTACGGCGCCGCCGGTGCGTTGATCCGGCTGCCCGGTTATCCCGCGGGCGCCAACAGCACGCTCGTCTATTTCTCCTGCGAGGACTGCGCGGTGGAGGCCGATCGGGCCGCGAAGGCCGGCGGCAAGATCGAAACACCGAAGAAGTCGGTCGGGCAATACGGCTTCATCGCCCTGGTCGTCGACAGCGAAGGCAACATGATCGGGCTGCATTCCATGCGCTGA
- a CDS encoding GDYXXLXY domain-containing protein, with the protein MREPVRRALIVVSGLLALAVVHYGVYSRERLLSDGDTVLLRLAPVDPRSMLQGDYMALNFELARAIREALGERDVADGRAVVGVEPSGIGGFRRLDDGRPLAADERLLRYRLRAGRVRLATNAYFFAEGTAHLYVPARYGEFRVAADGDAILTHLRDEHRVRLGKEAGAPRAAE; encoded by the coding sequence ATGCGTGAACCGGTGCGCCGCGCGCTGATCGTCGTTTCGGGACTGTTGGCGCTGGCGGTGGTCCACTATGGGGTGTACAGCCGGGAACGGCTTCTCAGCGACGGTGACACGGTGCTCTTGCGCCTGGCGCCGGTCGATCCCCGATCGATGCTGCAGGGCGACTACATGGCACTGAACTTCGAACTCGCCCGGGCGATCCGCGAGGCGCTCGGCGAGCGGGATGTCGCCGACGGTCGTGCCGTGGTCGGCGTGGAGCCATCGGGGATAGGCGGCTTCCGCCGGCTCGACGACGGCAGGCCGCTGGCGGCCGATGAGCGACTGCTGCGCTATCGTCTGCGGGCGGGGCGGGTCCGTCTCGCAACCAATGCCTACTTTTTCGCCGAAGGTACGGCACACCTGTATGTCCCGGCACGTTACGGCGAGTTCCGTGTCGCCGCCGACGGCGACGCGATCCTGACCCATCTGCGTGATGAACATCGGGTGCGGCTGGGGAAGGAGGCCGGCGCCCCGCGCGCTGCCGAATGA
- a CDS encoding DUF4401 domain-containing protein → MTPGAETKLWQRLADVDLVQGAMPPDDALGTHWAIRVMLGVSAWVAAVLLLGVVGLLLDFHVGDGTLLLVLGGLQVGGAYLLLGRGEAGVFAGQFALALSIAGQLLVLLGLQQLFQWDLRAFGFAAALLEAGLFLAVPGGAHRVWSAATACLALLFAVDELRHTNLWLGLVLGLFAFVWVHEFRLAWRRELIDGLGYGLLLVIALLLASGSIDMGGLRSTFDDRGAPLGGLALGPLLGATLIAVVVMLTVHWTAAQQRLRWPSGGASLWVTGAIVAFASLWAPGIGVAFVVLLIGFAHGNRLLLAVGIAGGLVYLSHYYYALRLALLYKATLLCATGMLLLAARQFSRHSGKQAEHATEVGDA, encoded by the coding sequence ATGACGCCGGGTGCGGAAACGAAGCTCTGGCAGCGCCTCGCGGACGTCGATCTCGTGCAGGGGGCGATGCCGCCCGACGACGCGCTCGGCACACATTGGGCGATCCGGGTGATGCTGGGCGTCAGCGCCTGGGTGGCGGCGGTGCTGTTGCTCGGCGTGGTCGGCCTGCTACTGGATTTCCACGTCGGCGACGGGACCCTGTTGTTGGTACTCGGCGGGCTGCAGGTGGGGGGTGCTTACCTGCTGCTGGGGCGCGGTGAAGCCGGGGTGTTCGCCGGACAGTTCGCGCTCGCGCTGAGTATCGCCGGCCAGCTCCTGGTCTTGTTGGGGTTGCAGCAGTTGTTCCAATGGGACCTGCGGGCATTCGGTTTTGCAGCGGCCTTGCTCGAGGCCGGCCTGTTCCTCGCGGTGCCGGGGGGCGCGCATCGTGTGTGGAGTGCCGCCACAGCCTGTCTGGCGTTGCTGTTTGCAGTCGACGAGTTACGGCACACCAACCTCTGGCTTGGGTTGGTGCTTGGCTTGTTCGCATTCGTCTGGGTGCATGAGTTCAGGCTGGCGTGGCGTCGCGAGTTGATCGACGGCCTCGGCTACGGCCTGTTGCTGGTGATTGCGTTGTTGCTGGCCAGCGGCTCGATCGACATGGGTGGCCTGCGTTCGACATTCGACGACAGGGGCGCACCGTTGGGCGGTCTCGCGCTCGGACCCCTGCTGGGGGCCACGCTGATCGCCGTGGTGGTGATGCTCACCGTGCACTGGACTGCGGCGCAGCAGCGGCTGCGATGGCCGTCCGGCGGTGCGTCACTCTGGGTCACCGGCGCGATCGTCGCGTTCGCGAGCCTGTGGGCACCGGGGATCGGCGTCGCGTTCGTGGTCCTGTTGATCGGTTTTGCGCATGGCAACCGCCTGTTGCTCGCCGTCGGCATCGCCGGCGGGCTCGTCTACCTGTCGCACTACTACTATGCGTTGAGACTCGCGTTGCTGTACAAGGCCACCTTGCTGTGCGCGACCGGCATGTTGTTGCTCGCCGCGCGGCAGTTTTCCCGGCACTCGGGAAAGCAGGCGGAACACGCCACCGAGGTGGGTGATGCGTGA
- a CDS encoding DUF2157 domain-containing protein has translation MSGARGRLLAWIDAGCVPVDRRHEALRRAGVFPPASDWGRFLDRLLLIAGVLLLLSGVVTLFAANWERLDRLGRILLVDASIALALAVVWWKGSAALVGRWALFGAAVLLGVLLVVVGQAYQTGADVFELFAVWAALILPWVVLGRFAYLWLLWFALVNLSLYLYLETFHGFWQIPLGALETYWALLLLNGAVLLAWERLAAHAREWMQGRTVPRLLAVATISAATVLAVHAATGRGGFSAWLGWSAGLLLGFWFYRFVRLDLPVLVGLVLSPIVVVVAWVLHHFVIGRGVGAAALLWLALIVIGLSSLAGWWLTRVARLAAR, from the coding sequence ATGAGCGGTGCGCGGGGGCGATTGTTGGCGTGGATCGACGCGGGCTGCGTCCCCGTCGATCGACGGCACGAAGCGCTGCGGCGCGCCGGCGTGTTTCCGCCGGCCTCCGATTGGGGGCGGTTTCTCGACCGCCTTCTGCTGATCGCCGGTGTCTTGTTGCTGCTGTCCGGCGTCGTGACCCTGTTCGCTGCGAACTGGGAACGCCTCGACCGGCTGGGCCGCATTCTGCTCGTCGACGCGTCCATTGCGTTGGCGCTCGCGGTGGTCTGGTGGAAGGGTAGCGCGGCCCTGGTGGGTCGCTGGGCGTTGTTTGGTGCAGCGGTGTTGCTGGGTGTGCTGTTGGTAGTGGTCGGTCAGGCCTATCAGACGGGGGCCGACGTGTTCGAGCTGTTCGCCGTCTGGGCGGCGTTGATCCTGCCCTGGGTCGTGCTTGGACGTTTCGCCTACCTGTGGCTGCTGTGGTTCGCGCTGGTGAACCTGTCGCTCTATCTGTACCTGGAGACGTTCCACGGTTTCTGGCAGATACCCCTCGGTGCGCTGGAGACCTACTGGGCGCTCCTCCTGTTGAACGGCGCGGTGTTGCTGGCGTGGGAACGGCTGGCGGCGCATGCGCGGGAGTGGATGCAGGGACGTACGGTACCGCGACTGCTGGCCGTCGCGACGATCTCCGCGGCGACGGTGTTAGCGGTCCACGCGGCGACCGGCAGGGGTGGTTTCAGCGCCTGGCTGGGTTGGTCGGCAGGCCTGCTGTTGGGGTTCTGGTTCTACCGCTTCGTACGCCTGGATCTCCCCGTGCTGGTCGGCCTCGTGCTGTCACCGATCGTCGTCGTGGTCGCCTGGGTGCTGCATCATTTCGTGATCGGGCGCGGCGTCGGTGCGGCGGCGCTGTTGTGGCTGGCGTTGATCGTGATCGGACTGTCTTCGCTCGCCGGTTGGTGGCTGACACGCGTCGCAAGGCTGGCCGCCCGATGA
- a CDS encoding CBS domain-containing protein, with protein sequence MSDDKWRSLAREDFEQALDEMGHVVDVSVNDLIEVTERARKHAQLRRRETVLVREVMSRPVTMVTAETRLSDAADHMLGQRISGLPVVDTGGRLIGLVTEADLLNAIGLPCHHPTQNLWQTLERLFGSRPPELHEPDETIASVMVHDVICVHPEQTLHDVLELMKSHRIKRVVVVDDNDAPIGMVTRSDLVRAFFNQQRTRLRERGSPGDDAA encoded by the coding sequence ATGTCAGACGACAAGTGGCGATCATTGGCGCGCGAGGATTTCGAGCAGGCACTCGACGAGATGGGACATGTTGTCGATGTCAGCGTGAACGACCTGATCGAGGTCACCGAGCGTGCCCGCAAACATGCGCAGCTGCGTAGACGCGAAACCGTGTTGGTACGCGAAGTGATGAGCAGACCGGTCACGATGGTCACCGCCGAGACTCGCCTGAGCGACGCCGCCGACCACATGCTCGGCCAACGCATCAGCGGCCTGCCCGTGGTGGACACCGGGGGTCGACTGATCGGGCTGGTCACCGAGGCCGATCTGCTGAACGCGATCGGTCTGCCCTGTCACCATCCGACACAGAATCTCTGGCAGACCCTCGAGCGACTGTTCGGATCACGCCCTCCGGAACTGCATGAACCCGACGAGACCATTGCGTCGGTGATGGTGCACGACGTGATCTGTGTGCATCCCGAGCAGACGCTGCATGACGTCCTGGAACTGATGAAGTCGCATCGGATCAAACGCGTCGTCGTGGTCGATGACAACGATGCACCGATCGGCATGGTCACGCGATCGGATCTGGTTCGCGCGTTCTTCAACCAGCAACGCACCCGTCTGCGCGAGCGGGGCTCGCCGGGCGACGATGCCGCATGA